One stretch of Enoplosus armatus isolate fEnoArm2 chromosome 1, fEnoArm2.hap1, whole genome shotgun sequence DNA includes these proteins:
- the LOC139289305 gene encoding high choriolytic enzyme 1-like codes for MTPSASLVLLLLLGLSQAHPLQEEGSGEEEEVPDTVDITTRILTSNNGTDEILLEGDLLAPKTRNAMVCWSQSCLWKKASNGLVIIPFVMSGEFSSWERQKIDNAMKVYHSRTCIRFVPRQNEYDYISVENKAGCFSSLGREGGRQVLSLNRQGCLYHGIVLHEINHALGFQHEQTRSDRDYHVRINWENINPQMAYNFYRQSTNNLNTPYDYSSIMHYGRTAFSIQYGKDSITPIPDPNVQIGQRQGMSYWDIMRINMLYGC; via the coding sequence ATGACTCCCTCTGCCAGCctggtgctgctgctcctgctcggCCTCTCTCAGGCACATCCTCTCCAGGAGGAAGgaagtggagaagaagaagaagtcccAGACACCGTCGACATCACCACCAGGATTCTGACCTCCAACAACGGCACAGACGAGATCCTGCTTGAGGGAGACCTGCTGGCTCCCAAAACCAGAAACGCCATGGTGTGCTGGTCCCAGAGCTGCCTGTGGAAGAAAGCTTCCAACGGCTTGGTGATTATCCCCTTCGTCATGAGCGGTGAGTTCAGCAGCTGGGAGAGGCAAAAGATCGACAACGCCATGAAGGTCTACCACAGCAGAACCTGCATCCGTTTCGTCCCCCGTCAGAACGAGTACGACTACATCAGCGTCGAGAACAAAGCCGgatgtttctcctctctgggcagagagggaggcagacaggtgCTCTCTCTCAACAGGCAGGGCTGCCTCTACCACGGCATCGTCCTGCACGAGATCAACCACGCTCTGGGCTTCCAGCACGAACAGACCAGGAGCGACCGCGACTACCACGTCAGGATCAACTGGGAGAACATCAACCCGCAGATGGCCTACAACTTCTACAGGCAGTCCACCAACAACCTCAACACTCCCTACGACTACTCCTCCATCATGCACTACGGAAGAACAGCCTTCTCCATCCAGTACGGAAAGGACTCCATCACCCCCATCCCCGACCCCAACGTCCAGATCGGCCAGAGGCAGGGCATGTCCTACTGGGACATCATGAGGATCAACATGCTCTACGGCTGCTAA
- the LOC139289511 gene encoding high choriolytic enzyme 1-like, with the protein MTPSASLLLLLLLGLSQAHPFQEEGSGEEEEVPDTVDITTRILTSNNGTDEILLEGDLLAPKTRNAMVCWSQSCLWRKASNGLVIIPFVMSGEFSSWERQKIDNAMKVYHSRTCIRFVPRQNEYDYISVENKAGCFSSLGREGGRQVLSLNRQGCLYHGIVLHEINHALGFQHEQTRSDRDYHVRINWENINPQMAYNFYRQSTNNLNTPYDYSSIMHYGRTAFSIQYGKDSITPIPDPNVQIGQRQGMSYWDIMRINMLYGCQ; encoded by the coding sequence ATGACTCCCTCtgccagcctgctgctgctgctcctgctcggCCTCTCTCAGGCACATCCTTTCCAGGAGGAAGgaagtggagaagaagaagaagtcccAGACACCGTCGACATCACCACCAGGATTCTGACCTCCAACAACGGCACAGACGAGATCCTGCTTGAGGGAGACCTGCTGGCTCCCAAAACCAGAAACGCCATGGTGTGCTGGTCCCAGAGCTGCCTGTGGAGGAAAGCTTCCAACGGCTTGGTGATTATCCCCTTCGTCATGAGCGGTGAGTTCAGCAGCTGGGAGAGGCAAAAGATCGACAACGCCATGAAGGTCTACCACAGCAGAACCTGCATCCGTTTCGTCCCCCGTCAGAACGAGTACGACTACATCAGCGTCGAGAACAAAGCCGgatgtttctcctctctgggcagagagggaggcagacaggtgCTCTCTCTCAACAGGCAGGGCTGCCTCTACCACGGCATCGTCCTGCACGAGATCAACCACGCTCTGGGCTTCCAGCACGAACAGACCAGGAGCGACCGCGACTACCACGTCAGGATCAACTGGGAGAACATCAACCCGCAGATGGCCTACAACTTCTACAGGCAGTCAACCAACAACCTGAACACTCCCTACGACTACTCCTCCATCATGCACTACGGAAGAACAGCCTTCTCCATCCAGTACGGAAAGGACTCCATCACCCCCATCCCCGACCCCAACGTCCAGATCGGCCAGAGGCAGGGCATGTCCTACTGGGACATCATGAGGATCAACATGCTCTATGGCTGCCAATAA
- the LOC139289374 gene encoding high choriolytic enzyme 1-like, producing the protein MTPSASLLLLLLLGLSQAHPLQEEGSGEEEEVPDTVDITTRILTSNNGTDEILLEGDLLAPKTRNAMVCWSQSCLWKKASNGLVIIPFVMSGEFSSWERQKIDNAMKVYHSRTCIRFVPRQNEYDYISVENKAGCFSSLGREGGRQVLSLNRQGCLYHGIVLHEINHALGFQHEQTRSDRDYHVRINWENINPQMAYNFYRQSTNNLNTPYDYSSIMHYGRTAFSIQYGKDSITPIPDPNVQIGQRQGMSYWDIMRINMLYGCQ; encoded by the coding sequence ATGACTCCCTCtgccagcctgctgctgctgctcctgctcggCCTCTCTCAGGCACATCCTCTCCAGGAGGAAGgaagtggagaagaagaagaagtcccAGACACCGTCGACATCACCACCAGGATTTTGACCTCCAACAACGGCACAGATGAGATCCTGCTTGAAGGAGACCTGCTGGCTCCCAAAACCAGAAACGCCATGGTGTGCTGGTCCCAGAGCTGCCTGTGGAAGAAAGCTTCCAACGGCTTGGTGATTATCCCCTTCGTCATGAGCGGTGAGTTCAGCAGCTGGGAGAGGCAAAAGATCGACAACGCCATGAAGGTCTACCACAGCAGAACCTGCATCCGTTTCGTCCCCCGTCAGAACGAGTACGACTACATCAGCGTCGAGAACAAAGCCGgatgtttctcctctctgggcagagagggaggcagacaggtgCTCTCTCTCAACAGGCAGGGCTGCCTCTACCACGGCATCGTCCTGCACGAGATCAACCACGCTCTGGGCTTCCAGCACGAACAGACCAGGAGCGACCGCGACTACCACGTCAGGATCAACTGGGAGAACATCAACCCGCAGATGGCCTACAACTTCTACAGGCAGTCCACCAACAACCTCAACACTCCCTACGACTACTCCTCCATCATGCACTACGGAAGAACAGCCTTCTCCATCCAGTACGGGAAGGACTCCATCACCCCCATCCCTGACCCCAACGTCCAGATCGGCCAGAGGCAGGGCATGTCCTACTGGGACATCATGAGGATCAACATGCTCTACGGCTGCCAATAA
- the LOC139289490 gene encoding high choriolytic enzyme 1-like, whose amino-acid sequence MTPSASLLLLLLLGLSQAHPLQEEGSGEEEEVPDTVDITTRILTSNNGTDEILLEGDLLAPKTRNAMVCWSQSCLWKKASNGLVIIPFVMSSEFSSWERQKIDYAMQVYHSRTCIRFVPRQNEYDYISVENKAGCFSSLGREGGRQVLSLNRQGCLYHGIVLHEINHALGFQHEQTRSDRDYHVRINWENINPQMAYNFYRQSTNNLNTPYDYSSIMHYGRTAFSIQYGKDSITPIPDPNVQIGQRQGMSYWDIMRINMLYGCQ is encoded by the coding sequence ATGACTCCCTCtgccagcctgctgctgctgctcctgctcggCCTCTCTCAGGCACATCCTCTTCAGGAGGAAGgaagtggagaagaagaagaagtcccAGACACCGTCGACATCACCACCAGGATTCTGACCTCCAACAACGGCACAGACGAGATCCTGCTTGAAGGAGACCTGCTGGCTCCCAAAACCAGAAACGCCATGGTGTGCTGGTCCCAGAGCTGCCTGTGGAAGAAAGCTTCCAACGGCTTGGTGATTATCCCCTTCGTCATGAGCAGTGAGTTCAGCAGCTGGGAGAGGCAAAAGATCGACTACGCCATGCAGGTCTACCACAGCAGAACCTGCATCCGTTTCGTCCCCCGTCAGAACGAGTACGACTACATCAGCGTCGAGAACAAAGCCGgatgtttctcctctctgggcagagagggaggcagacaggtgCTCTCTCTCAACAGGCAGGGCTGCCTCTACCACGGCATCGTCCTGCACGAGATCAACCACGCTCTGGGCTTCCAGCACGAACAGACCAGGAGCGACCGCGACTACCACGTCAGGATCAACTGGGAGAACATCAACCCGCAGATGGCCTACAACTTCTACAGGCAGTCCACCAACAACCTCAACACTCCCTACGACTACTCCTCCATCATGCACTACGGAAGAACAGCCTTCTCCATCCAGTACGGGAAGGACTCCATCACCCCCATCCCCGACCCCAACGTCCAGATCGGCCAGAGGCAGGGCATGTCCTACTGGGACATCATGAGGATCAACATGCTCTACGGCTGCCAATAA
- the LOC139289479 gene encoding high choriolytic enzyme 1-like produces MTPSASLLLLLLLGLSQAHPFQEEGSGEEEEVPDTVDITTRILTSNNGTDEILLEGDLLAPKTRNAMVCWSQSCLWRKASNGLVIIPFVMSGEFSSWERQKIDNAMKVYHSRTCIRFVPRQNEYDYISVENKAGCFSSLGREGGRQVLSLNRQGCLYHGIVLHEINHALGFQHEQTRSDRDYHVRINWENINPQMAYNFYRQSTNNLNTPYDYSSIMHYGRTAFSIQYGKDSITPIPDPNVQIGQRQGMSYWDIMRINMLYGCQ; encoded by the coding sequence ATGACTCCCTCtgccagcctgctgctgctgctcctgctcggCCTCTCTCAGGCACATCCTTTCCAGGAGGAAGgaagtggagaagaagaagaagtcccAGACACCGTCGACATCACCACCAGGATTCTGACCTCCAACAACGGCACAGACGAGATCCTGCTTGAGGGAGACCTGCTGGCTCCCAAAACCAGAAACGCCATGGTGTGCTGGTCCCAGAGCTGCCTGTGGAGGAAAGCTTCCAACGGCTTGGTGATTATCCCCTTCGTCATGAGCGGTGAGTTCAGCAGCTGGGAGAGGCAAAAGATCGACAACGCCATGAAGGTCTACCACAGCAGAACCTGCATCCGTTTCGTCCCCCGTCAGAACGAGTACGACTACATCAGCGTCGAGAACAAAGCCGgatgtttctcctctctgggcagagagggaggcagacaggtgCTCTCTCTCAACAGGCAGGGCTGCCTCTACCACGGCATCGTCCTGCACGAGATCAACCACGCTCTGGGCTTCCAGCACGAACAGACCAGGAGCGACCGCGACTACCACGTCAGGATCAACTGGGAGAACATCAACCCGCAGATGGCCTACAACTTCTACAGGCAGTCCACCAACAACCTCAACACTCCCTACGACTACTCCTCCATCATGCACTACGGAAGAACAGCCTTCTCCATCCAGTACGGGAAGGACTCCATCACCCCCATCCCCGACCCCAACGTCCAGATCGGCCAGAGGCAGGGCATGTCCTACTGGGACATCATGAGGATCAACATGCTCTACGGCTGCCAATAA
- the LOC139289390 gene encoding high choriolytic enzyme 1-like, whose product MTPSASLLLLLLLGLSQAHPLQEEGSGEEEEVPDTVDITTRILTSNNGTDEILLEGDLLAPKTRNAMVCWSQSCLWKKASNGLVIIPFVMSGEFSSWERQKIDNAMKVYHSRTCIRFVPRQNEYDYISVENKAGCFSSLGREGGRQVLSLNRQGCLYHGIVLHEINHALGFQHEQTRSDRDYHVRINWENINPQMAYNFYRQSTNNLNTPYDYSSIMHYGRTAFSIQYGKDSITPIPDPNVQIGQRQGMSYWDIMRINMLYGCQ is encoded by the coding sequence ATGACTCCCTCtgccagcctgctgctgctgctcctgctcggCCTCTCTCAGGCACATCCTCTCCAGGAGGAAGgaagtggagaagaagaagaagtcccAGACACCGTCGACATCACCACCAGGATTCTGACCTCCAACAACGGCACAGACGAGATCCTGCTTGAGGGAGACCTGCTGGCTCCCAAAACCAGAAACGCCATGGTGTGCTGGTCCCAGAGCTGCCTGTGGAAGAAAGCTTCCAACGGCTTGGTGATTATCCCCTTCGTCATGAGCGGTGAGTTCAGCAGCTGGGAGAGGCAAAAGATCGACAACGCCATGAAGGTCTACCACAGCAGAACCTGCATCCGTTTCGTCCCCCGTCAGAACGAGTACGACTACATCAGCGTCGAGAACAAAGCCGgatgtttctcctctctgggcagagagggaggcagacaggtgCTCTCTCTCAACAGGCAGGGCTGCCTCTACCACGGCATCGTCCTGCACGAGATCAACCACGCTCTGGGCTTCCAGCACGAACAGACCAGGAGCGACCGCGACTACCACGTCAGGATCAACTGGGAGAACATCAACCCGCAGATGGCCTACAACTTCTACAGGCAGTCCACCAACAACCTCAACACTCCCTACGACTACTCCTCCATCATGCACTACGGAAGAACAGCCTTCTCCATCCAGTACGGGAAGGACTCCATCACCCCCATCCCCGACCCCAACGTCCAGATCGGCCAGAGGCAGGGCATGTCCTACTGGGACATCATGAGGATCAACATGCTCTACGGCTGCCAATAA